ATCGATTTGTTTCAGTCTTGCCCGGATACGGACACAGCCAATCATTCGGCGGGAAATTGTATGATACGGTGTTTGCTGGGGATGGCGGATTTCTCCCGCCTACAATTATTGGCAAACTGTATCTCTCCTTCGGTGGCCTCAGTCTAGTTGGCCTCTTCATTTGGGGTGTTCTATTACAAACCGTGTTTATTGCGTTCGTTCGAATCCAGAAGACACCACTGACCGTGGTGTTGTTTGCAGTGTCTTCGGGCCTGTTAGGCCGGAGTTTGATTCAGGGCTTCCTCGCACCTATCAACAGGATTAAATACCTACTCATCCTTCTCCTCCCGTTGGTACTGCTAACCCTCAAACTACCTGAAGTAAGAGTGGTTATGCGAAGAGAACAGTGACCGTTATCATAGTTCTCAGCCATTATGCCTGACAAACTTGACGCCACGGTTGGATCTATCAGGGCCCCGCTGCGCGATATTCTGACGGGGGCAGTAGTCTCTTTCCTTGGAATTATCATAATGCGGCTTGCTGGGCTCAGTGAGAAAGTCCTGATTGCTCGATTCTTCGATCCAAGTCGATATGGGCAGGTTATCTTGGCGATTTCGTTGCTGAGTATGGTTACGGTCGTCGGAACGTTAGGGCTCCGAACCGGTGTGGTTCGATATCTTTCACGACACGATAATAAGAGCGATCAGCTCAGGGTCGTTACCGCGTCAGTCCGTCTGACTGGCGTCGCCAGTGCCGTGTTTGCCGTACTCTTGTTTTTGTTTTCCGATGTTCTGGCCATGCGTATTTTTAACGACCCCCAGATGGCACCCCTTCTGAAGATAGTTGCCGTCGGCGTACCGTTAGCTGTTCTCGGTCAGCTTGGTGCCTCGATTGCCCGGGGTATGAAAGACGCGAGGTCGAAAAACCTCATCGAGAACATTTCTTTTCCGGTCTCACGGGTCCTGTTTATTGGTGGTGCAATCGTTCTTGGGTTCGGAACGATTGGTATCGGGTGGGCATATGTTGGCGGGTATGCATTTATGACCCTCCTCGGTGCGTCCTACGTATATCTTGTCTTCGGGATTCCCAACGCGTCCGATGTTGAGTACAGGAACCTGTTGCGGTTTTCGGTTCCGCTGCTTTTCGCCAATAGTATGTCATTCATTAACAGTTCGTTGGACACGATTCTGATTGGCGCGTTCCTTACCTCTGATCAAGTGGGTATCTACGGTGCGGCATATCCATTAGGCAGGCTCGTATTTATTGCGCCAACTATTATGGGCGTGATTTTCACACCAGTTATATCGGACCTGCAAGCGAGCGATAAAGTGCAGGAGATACCCAAGATATACGCGATCGTCGCCAGATGGATCGTCATCCTGACATTACCTGGATTGATTCTGCTGGTAATCGAACCCGAAATCTTCCTGCGTTTTATATTTGGAACCGAATACAGCACTGGCTCAACAGCATTAGTGATACTGGCGCTCGGGTTCTTTTTCCACGTCGGCCTCGGTATTAATGGCGGGACCCTGAAGATGCTCGGCCAATCCGATTTCTTCCTATTCAGTACGGTGGTGAACGCCGTGATTAATGTCGGCCTCAATATCTGGCTCATCCCCCGAATAGGGATCGTGGGGGCAGCGGTTGCGACAGCGGTGTCGTACGCCATCGGAAATTCGTTAGTCTCAATTCAGTTGTACAGGGACTATCGAATCACCCCACTTACGATAGATAATTTG
This DNA window, taken from Haloarcula ordinaria, encodes the following:
- a CDS encoding flippase, with product MPDKLDATVGSIRAPLRDILTGAVVSFLGIIIMRLAGLSEKVLIARFFDPSRYGQVILAISLLSMVTVVGTLGLRTGVVRYLSRHDNKSDQLRVVTASVRLTGVASAVFAVLLFLFSDVLAMRIFNDPQMAPLLKIVAVGVPLAVLGQLGASIARGMKDARSKNLIENISFPVSRVLFIGGAIVLGFGTIGIGWAYVGGYAFMTLLGASYVYLVFGIPNASDVEYRNLLRFSVPLLFANSMSFINSSLDTILIGAFLTSDQVGIYGAAYPLGRLVFIAPTIMGVIFTPVISDLQASDKVQEIPKIYAIVARWIVILTLPGLILLVIEPEIFLRFIFGTEYSTGSTALVILALGFFFHVGLGINGGTLKMLGQSDFFLFSTVVNAVINVGLNIWLIPRIGIVGAAVATAVSYAIGNSLVSIQLYRDYRITPLTIDNLLTYFIYLPIIGISYTALSSVFGGFGLILSVYLLALLVFLIAYFVSSIPSVEERQIIDEYRSQLFDDY